A section of the Telopea speciosissima isolate NSW1024214 ecotype Mountain lineage chromosome 3, Tspe_v1, whole genome shotgun sequence genome encodes:
- the LOC122655179 gene encoding uncharacterized protein LOC122655179 — MSVLDKDELEFPNEENPDSKPVYELFRQKNSKAKLLILSSLEKTIADSVKDLYLTKDMMEELKEMYGRKERHAHHQLVTLLYGTKMAQGTPVIDHVMKLRNLFLDLENLGTSFKLNYKTDVIFH, encoded by the coding sequence atgtctgtCTTGGACAAAGATGAGCTTGAATTTCCTAATGAGGAGAACCCTGATTCTAAGCCTGTCTATGAGTTGTTTCGACAAAAAAACTCTAAGGCAAAACTCCTCATATTGAGTTCTCTGGAGAAGACCATCGCTGATTCGGTCAAGGATCTGTACTTgaccaaggacatgatggaggagttgaaggagatgtatgggaggAAAGAACgacatgcccatcatcaactggtgacactcctTTATGGTACGAAGATGGCTCAAGGTACTCCAGTTATTGACCATGTTATGAAATTGAGGAACTTGTTCCTGGatctggagaaccttgggacttcattcaagctgaattataagacaGATGTCATCTTCCACTAA